From the genome of Halomonas sp. I5-271120, one region includes:
- the cysE gene encoding serine O-acetyltransferase produces the protein MFRRLREDINSVFARDPAARNFLEVLTNYPGLHALLAHRLSHWLWQKNCKWLARTLSQLFRVLTGIEIHPGATIGRRFFIDHGMGVVIGETTEVGDDVTLYQGVTLGGTSWHKGKRHPTLENGVIVGAGAKILGPFTVGAGAKIGSNAVITKAVPSGATVVGIPGKIVKREEPDSEEVLDIDPARREAMRQKFGFDAYGVSQDMPDPVARSMQAMLDHMHAVDGRIELMCETLRRLDHSYRAGQLPELRDEDFEGVLADVDSCCPPLDDDQGKGPATAAQEAPRKQSGGSA, from the coding sequence ATGTTTCGTCGTCTGCGAGAAGATATTAACAGCGTGTTCGCCCGAGACCCGGCGGCGCGCAACTTCCTGGAAGTGCTGACCAACTACCCGGGCCTGCATGCCCTGCTGGCGCATCGTCTGAGCCACTGGCTGTGGCAGAAGAACTGCAAGTGGCTGGCACGCACCCTGTCGCAGCTGTTCCGCGTGCTGACCGGCATCGAAATCCACCCCGGGGCTACCATCGGCCGGCGCTTCTTCATCGACCATGGCATGGGCGTGGTGATCGGTGAGACCACCGAGGTCGGCGACGACGTGACCCTCTACCAGGGCGTAACCCTGGGCGGCACCAGCTGGCATAAGGGCAAGCGTCACCCGACCCTGGAGAACGGCGTGATCGTCGGCGCCGGCGCCAAGATTCTCGGTCCCTTCACGGTGGGGGCGGGGGCCAAGATCGGCTCCAATGCGGTGATCACCAAGGCAGTGCCGAGCGGCGCTACCGTGGTCGGCATTCCCGGCAAGATCGTCAAGCGCGAAGAGCCTGACAGCGAGGAAGTCCTCGACATCGACCCGGCCCGCCGCGAGGCGATGCGCCAGAAGTTCGGTTTCGATGCCTACGGCGTCAGCCAGGACATGCCCGACCCGGTAGCGCGCTCGATGCAGGCGATGCTTGACCACATGCATGCTGTCGATGGCCGCATCGAGCTGATGTGCGAGACCCTGCGCCGGCTCGACCACAGCTATCGAGCAGGCCAACTGCCGGAGCTGCGCGACGAGGATTTCGAGGGCGTGCTCGCCGATGTCGACAGCTGCTGCCCGCCGCTTGACGACGACCAGGGCAAGGGCCCCGCCACTGCCGCCCAGGAAGCGCCCCGCAAGCAAAGCGGCGGAAGCGCCTGA
- a CDS encoding RNA methyltransferase: protein MLERIRIVLIGTSHPGNIGATARAMHNMGLADLALVAPRSESRSAEAISRASGADKILHHAPVYDNLESAVADCRLVVGASARSRTLPWPMITPRALGERLPAELADADARVALVFGREDTGLTNAELQRCHAHVHIPTNPDYSSLNLAAAVQVLTYECRLAWLDHQPGGPAPEADTESATQRDAEADQAAASAEHEAVFGIAWDHPPASHADLERYFEHLERTLITLKFHDPDKPRQLMARLRRLYMRARPDQMEINILRGILSATEKQAARNDQG from the coding sequence ATGCTCGAGCGCATTCGCATCGTCCTCATCGGCACCAGCCATCCCGGTAATATCGGCGCCACCGCCCGCGCCATGCACAACATGGGCCTCGCCGATCTGGCCCTGGTCGCGCCGCGCAGCGAGTCGCGCTCGGCAGAGGCTATCTCGCGGGCCTCGGGGGCCGACAAGATCCTCCATCACGCCCCGGTGTACGACAACCTGGAAAGCGCCGTGGCCGACTGCCGGCTGGTAGTCGGCGCCAGCGCCCGCTCGCGCACCCTGCCCTGGCCGATGATCACCCCGCGTGCCCTCGGCGAGCGCCTGCCGGCGGAGCTTGCCGATGCCGATGCCCGGGTAGCGCTGGTGTTCGGCCGCGAGGATACCGGCCTGACCAACGCCGAATTGCAGCGCTGTCATGCCCATGTGCATATCCCCACCAACCCGGACTACAGCTCGCTGAACCTGGCCGCCGCCGTACAGGTGCTGACCTATGAATGCCGCCTGGCCTGGCTTGATCACCAACCGGGCGGCCCGGCACCGGAAGCCGACACCGAGTCGGCCACGCAGCGCGACGCCGAGGCCGACCAGGCGGCGGCGAGCGCCGAGCATGAGGCCGTCTTCGGCATCGCCTGGGATCACCCACCGGCCAGCCACGCCGATCTGGAGCGTTACTTCGAACACCTGGAGCGCACGCTGATCACCCTCAAGTTCCATGACCCTGACAAGCCCCGCCAGCTGATGGCCCGGCTACGCCGCCTATATATGCGCGCCCGGCCGGATCAGATGGAGATCAACATTCTGCGCGGCATTCTCAGCGCCACCGAGAAGCAGGCCGCGCGTAACGATCAAGGGTGA
- a CDS encoding inositol monophosphatase family protein, which produces MHPMVQFGLRAMRSAAEQFVRIRERIENSHDEHNLDRLLEDAGRNVETLVANQLSRGYPEHGVSGRYIPYREGQGEGGDHHWKIEPFHGYSNLSVAGSGFALSLVCLVKGRPEHAIVICPFADTEFLASRGRGAQRNGKRIRVPKTTAIAGSRLAMGLPEMWLRPRHLPTYLTLVQQLGPQVETQIATGSGLLDLAELASGRCDAAFVLGLEEQDKLVGTLLLKETGALMGTPDGGPSVEIEGQLMAAGPRLYKAMMQQLKPHMV; this is translated from the coding sequence ATGCATCCGATGGTCCAATTCGGTCTGCGCGCCATGCGTAGTGCCGCCGAACAGTTCGTGCGCATTCGTGAGCGCATCGAAAACTCTCATGATGAACACAATCTCGACCGCCTGCTCGAAGACGCCGGCCGCAACGTCGAGACGCTGGTGGCCAACCAGCTGTCCCGCGGTTATCCCGAGCACGGCGTTTCCGGTCGCTACATTCCCTACCGTGAGGGTCAGGGCGAAGGCGGCGATCATCACTGGAAGATCGAACCCTTCCACGGCTATTCCAACTTGAGCGTTGCCGGCAGCGGCTTTGCCCTGTCGCTGGTGTGCCTGGTCAAGGGTCGTCCCGAACACGCCATTGTGATCTGCCCGTTCGCCGATACCGAATTCCTGGCCAGCCGCGGTCGTGGCGCCCAGCGTAACGGCAAGCGCATTCGCGTGCCGAAGACCACGGCCATTGCCGGCTCGCGTCTGGCGATGGGGCTGCCTGAGATGTGGCTGCGCCCGCGTCACCTGCCGACCTACCTGACACTGGTGCAGCAGCTCGGCCCGCAGGTCGAAACGCAGATCGCCACCGGCAGCGGCCTGCTCGACCTGGCCGAACTGGCCAGCGGTCGCTGCGATGCGGCCTTCGTGCTCGGCCTCGAGGAGCAGGACAAACTGGTCGGCACGCTGCTTCTCAAGGAAACCGGCGCTCTGATGGGCACCCCGGACGGCGGCCCCAGCGTCGAGATCGAAGGCCAGCTGATGGCCGCCGGTCCGCGCCTCTACAAGGCGATGATGCAGCAGCTCAAGCCGCATATGGTCTGA
- a CDS encoding NAD(P)-dependent oxidoreductase has product MRLLFTGGSGKAGRHATAYLRDQGHRVTNLDWMASDVPGITTLKVDLTDAGQVFNACQAYAGIDELEPGTGVPRYDAIVHFGAIPAILHRPDNETYRINTLSTYNVLDAATKLGIPKVIFASSETTYGVCFADGEKKPDYLPVDEDHPTVPQDSYAMSKVVNEVTARSFHERSGIDIYGLRINNVIEPHEYRQHFPAYMDNPALRRRNIFAYIDARDLGQMVDCCLKTDGLGYQVFNVANNDMSVGLTTAQVIERFYSDVPVRREMGEFETFYCIEKARRLVGFAPRYSWRDELGQ; this is encoded by the coding sequence ATGCGTCTTCTGTTCACTGGCGGCAGCGGAAAGGCGGGTCGCCATGCCACGGCCTATCTTCGCGATCAGGGGCACAGAGTCACCAACCTGGATTGGATGGCGTCCGATGTGCCCGGCATTACCACCCTCAAGGTGGACCTGACCGACGCCGGTCAGGTGTTCAATGCCTGCCAGGCCTACGCCGGGATCGACGAGCTGGAACCGGGCACCGGCGTGCCGCGTTACGATGCCATTGTTCACTTCGGGGCCATACCCGCCATACTGCACCGGCCGGACAACGAGACCTACCGCATCAACACCTTGAGCACCTACAACGTGCTGGATGCCGCCACTAAGCTAGGCATTCCCAAGGTTATCTTCGCCTCCAGCGAGACCACTTACGGCGTCTGCTTCGCCGATGGCGAGAAGAAACCGGACTATCTGCCTGTGGATGAAGACCATCCCACAGTGCCCCAGGATAGCTACGCCATGAGCAAGGTGGTCAACGAGGTGACGGCGCGCTCCTTCCATGAACGCTCAGGCATCGATATCTACGGTCTGCGCATCAACAACGTCATCGAGCCCCACGAGTACCGCCAGCATTTCCCGGCCTATATGGACAACCCGGCGCTGCGTCGTCGCAACATCTTTGCCTATATCGACGCCCGGGACCTGGGGCAGATGGTCGATTGCTGCCTGAAAACGGATGGCCTGGGGTACCAGGTGTTCAACGTCGCCAATAACGATATGTCGGTGGGGTTGACCACGGCTCAGGTGATCGAGCGCTTCTATTCTGACGTGCCGGTCAGGCGTGAAATGGGCGAATTCGAGACCTTTTACTGCATCGAAAAAGCCCGTCGTCTGGTCGGCTTCGCGCCGCGCTACTCCTGGCGAGACGAACTGGGTCAGTAA
- the secF gene encoding protein translocase subunit SecF, with translation MRQFDFMGKRRLAFTTSAVMLLIALVSLAVQQLSLGLDFTGGTLVEVSYHTAPSLDTVRQALEAAGFQDISVQTFGTADEILIRLQQAFDPDVGQQVTDLLRASGDQVSLVRAEFVGAQVGEQLRDQSGLGMLVALGMVMLYVAFRFQYKFAVGAIVALIHDVILVLGAFSLFRIEFDLTVLAAVLAVIGYSLNDTIIVYDRIRENIRLSRIDDMSAIFNDAINQTLSRTLATSGTTVLVLLALLVLGGDMIHNFAVALLIGVGVGTFSSIYVASALLLPLKLQRTDLIPAPKENEDAEELP, from the coding sequence ATGCGACAGTTCGATTTCATGGGCAAGCGCCGCCTGGCCTTCACTACCTCGGCGGTGATGCTGCTGATCGCCCTGGTGTCTCTGGCGGTGCAGCAACTGAGCCTGGGGCTCGACTTCACTGGCGGCACCCTCGTCGAGGTCAGCTATCACACGGCGCCGTCGCTTGACACCGTGCGACAGGCACTGGAGGCCGCCGGCTTCCAGGATATCTCGGTGCAGACCTTCGGCACCGCCGACGAGATCCTGATCCGCCTGCAGCAGGCCTTCGACCCCGATGTCGGCCAGCAGGTCACTGACCTGCTGCGCGCCAGCGGCGATCAGGTCTCGCTGGTGCGGGCCGAATTCGTCGGCGCCCAGGTCGGCGAGCAGCTGCGCGACCAGAGCGGCCTCGGCATGCTGGTAGCGCTGGGCATGGTGATGCTCTACGTGGCCTTCCGTTTCCAGTACAAGTTCGCCGTCGGCGCGATTGTAGCGCTGATTCACGACGTGATCCTGGTGCTTGGCGCCTTCTCGCTGTTCCGGATCGAGTTCGACCTGACGGTGCTGGCTGCGGTGCTGGCGGTGATCGGCTACTCGCTGAACGACACCATCATCGTCTACGACCGGATCCGCGAGAACATCCGTCTTTCGCGTATCGATGACATGTCGGCCATCTTCAACGACGCCATCAACCAGACCCTGAGCCGTACCCTTGCGACATCGGGTACCACGGTGCTGGTGCTGCTGGCCCTGCTGGTACTGGGCGGCGACATGATCCACAACTTCGCCGTGGCGCTGCTGATCGGCGTCGGTGTGGGTACCTTCTCGTCAATCTACGTCGCCTCGGCGCTGCTGCTGCCGCTCAAGCTGCAGCGCACCGACCTGATTCCAGCGCCGAAGGAAAACGAGGACGCAGAGGAGCTGCCTTAA
- the secD gene encoding protein translocase subunit SecD: MLNRYPLWKYLLILLVLAVGLVYSLPNLFPADPAVQISPASGGENLSESQLERVQSALADADIPLKSTERDTNSVLLRLDSASDQMRARGVVDGLLDDNHVVAVNLAESTPSWLKDLAASPMTLGLDLRGGVHFLLEVDMDAAVTQRLEVNASAMRETLRSERIRYRNTDISGRTVSMDFMNAEDRDQARNLISRDFPDFQYADTEADRGATLTMTLSDQAVDEIQDYAINQNLTTLRNRVNELGVAEPLVQRQGPNRIVVELPGVQDTAAAKRVVGATANLEFRLEARPDTPDQETETVEFRSSPRTAELMRDVIITGDSVSSATRSFDENGRPQVNIDLDGTGGTLMNRATRSNIGRNMAVVFIEHKTNDRTVMQDGEPVVVRDPYTERGIISLATIQSALGNSFRITGLESPTEAAELSLLLRSGSLAAPIYFVQERTIGPSLGQDNIDRGILSVQIGLLLVVAFMLVRYKAFGVIANVALGINLVLVIAAMSMLGATLTLPGIAGIVLTLGMAVDANVLIFERIREELRTGLSVQQAIHAGYERAFTSIVDANLTTLLVALILFSIGTGPVKGFAVTLSLGILTSMFTALMVTRAMVNLTVGGKPLKKLWI; this comes from the coding sequence ATGCTTAACCGTTACCCCCTATGGAAGTATCTGCTGATACTTCTTGTCCTCGCCGTCGGCCTGGTCTATTCGCTGCCCAACCTCTTCCCCGCGGACCCCGCGGTGCAGATCAGCCCAGCCAGTGGCGGCGAAAACCTCAGCGAGTCTCAGCTGGAGCGGGTTCAGTCCGCCCTGGCCGATGCCGACATTCCTCTCAAGTCCACCGAACGCGATACCAATAGCGTCCTGCTGCGCCTCGATAGTGCATCTGATCAGATGCGCGCCCGTGGCGTGGTCGATGGCCTGCTCGACGACAACCATGTCGTCGCCGTGAACCTTGCCGAGTCGACGCCGTCCTGGCTCAAGGACCTGGCCGCCTCGCCGATGACCCTGGGCCTGGATCTGCGCGGTGGCGTGCACTTCCTGCTCGAGGTCGACATGGACGCCGCGGTGACCCAGCGCCTCGAGGTCAACGCCAGCGCCATGCGCGAGACACTGCGCAGCGAACGCATCCGCTACCGCAACACCGACATCAGCGGCCGCACGGTGAGCATGGACTTCATGAACGCCGAGGATCGTGATCAGGCCAGAAACCTGATCAGTCGCGACTTCCCGGACTTCCAGTACGCGGACACCGAGGCGGACCGTGGCGCGACCCTGACCATGACGCTCAGCGATCAGGCGGTCGACGAAATCCAGGACTACGCGATCAATCAGAACCTGACCACCCTGCGCAACCGCGTCAACGAGCTGGGCGTGGCCGAGCCGCTGGTGCAGCGCCAAGGCCCCAATCGCATCGTGGTCGAGCTGCCGGGCGTGCAGGACACCGCCGCCGCCAAGCGCGTGGTAGGTGCCACCGCCAACCTGGAGTTCCGCCTCGAGGCCCGCCCGGACACCCCGGATCAGGAAACCGAGACCGTCGAGTTCCGCTCTAGCCCGCGCACCGCCGAGCTGATGCGCGACGTGATCATCACCGGCGACAGCGTCTCGAGCGCCACGCGCAGCTTCGATGAGAACGGCCGCCCGCAGGTCAACATCGATCTGGACGGCACCGGCGGCACCCTGATGAACCGGGCGACCCGCTCCAACATCGGCCGCAACATGGCCGTGGTATTCATCGAGCACAAGACCAACGACCGCACCGTGATGCAGGACGGCGAGCCGGTGGTAGTGCGCGACCCTTATACCGAGCGCGGCATCATCAGTCTTGCCACCATCCAGAGCGCCCTGGGCAACAGTTTCCGCATCACCGGGCTTGAATCGCCCACCGAAGCGGCCGAGCTGTCGCTGCTGCTGCGCTCAGGCTCGCTGGCCGCACCGATCTACTTCGTGCAGGAACGCACCATCGGCCCAAGCCTCGGGCAGGACAACATCGATCGCGGCATTCTCTCGGTGCAGATTGGTCTGCTGCTGGTGGTGGCCTTCATGCTGGTGCGCTACAAGGCCTTCGGTGTGATCGCCAACGTGGCGCTGGGCATCAACCTGGTGCTGGTGATCGCCGCCATGTCGATGCTCGGCGCTACCCTGACGCTACCCGGCATCGCTGGTATCGTGCTGACCCTCGGCATGGCCGTGGACGCCAACGTGCTGATATTCGAGCGCATACGCGAGGAGTTGCGAACCGGGCTCTCGGTGCAGCAGGCGATCCACGCCGGCTATGAGCGTGCCTTCACCTCGATCGTCGACGCCAACCTGACCACCCTGCTGGTAGCGCTGATCCTGTTCTCGATCGGCACCGGCCCGGTCAAAGGCTTCGCCGTAACCCTGTCGCTGGGCATCCTGACCTCGATGTTCACCGCCCTGATGGTGACCCGCGCCATGGTCAATCTGACCGTCGGCGGCAAGCCACTCAAGAAACTCTGGATATGA
- the yajC gene encoding preprotein translocase subunit YajC translates to MLDFFISPAHAEGGAAAGGGIAQIVMLGGFVLIFYFLLWRPQAKRAKQHKQLIGGLSKGDEVVIGGGMLGRITKVTDEFISMEIAEGTEINVQKNAVASVLPKGTIKSI, encoded by the coding sequence ATGCTGGACTTCTTCATTTCCCCGGCACACGCTGAAGGCGGCGCGGCCGCGGGCGGCGGTATCGCCCAAATCGTTATGCTGGGCGGCTTCGTGCTGATCTTCTACTTCCTGCTGTGGCGTCCTCAGGCCAAGCGGGCCAAGCAGCACAAGCAGCTTATCGGCGGCCTGTCCAAGGGCGACGAAGTGGTCATCGGCGGCGGCATGCTGGGCCGGATCACCAAGGTGACCGACGAGTTCATCTCTATGGAAATCGCCGAAGGCACCGAGATCAACGTGCAGAAGAACGCCGTTGCCTCTGTCCTGCCCAAGGGCACCATCAAGTCAATCTGA